The following proteins come from a genomic window of Macadamia integrifolia cultivar HAES 741 unplaced genomic scaffold, SCU_Mint_v3 scaffold262, whole genome shotgun sequence:
- the LOC122066878 gene encoding zinc finger BED domain-containing protein RICESLEEPER 2-like codes for MSINIENEPDCGSDADVMSDDGPYIPGIPSTEPSSVVTLETNATTKRKRRSVVWDEFTIIDGKGFDDGKNRAECKRCKQVYKADSNINGTGSLRRHILHCPKRENKGNTSTQMILGVNEGKVMLRDEKVDQDFVWDKITKLIVRHELPLVFVEYEEFRELITYLFPVSDILRLYNLESIRIRNLLNSFPGRISLTSDLWTSITNDGYIALTAHYIDKDWVLHKKLLKFCIMPPPHTGIHICEIVSKILSDWEDYTFIIGVVHIFSILLYKMD; via the exons ATGTCCATCAATATAGAAAATGAGCCCGATTGTGGGTCAGATGCTGATGTTATGTCTGATGATGGACCATATATTCCTGGAATTCCATCAACAGAACCTTCAAGTGTCGTAACACTTGAAACAAATGCAActaccaaaaggaaaagaaggagtgTAGTTTGGGATGAGTTCACAATCATTGATgggaagggttttgatgatgggaaGAATCGAGCTGAATGCAAAAGATGTAAGCAAGTTTATAAGGCTGATAGTAATATTAATGGAACTGGAAGCCTTAGGAGACATATTCTACATTgcccaaaaagggaaaacaaaggaaacacaagcacccaaatgattttgggtgtaaatgaagggaaagtgATGTTAAGAGACGAAAAAGTTGACCAAGATTTTGTGTGGGACAAAATTACGAAGCTTATTGTGAGACATGAGTTACCTTTAGTTTTTGTTGAGTATGAGGAGTTCAGAGAGTTAATTACATACCTTTTTCCGG TGTCGGATATTTTGAGGTTATACAAtttggagtccattagaatcaGGAATTTACTTAATTCATTTCCTGGGAGGATTTCTTTGACAAGTGATTTATGGACATCTATCACTAATGATGGATACATTGCTTTGACTGCCCATTACATTGATAAGGATTGGGTGTTGCATAAGAAGTTGTTAAAGTTTTGCATTATGCCACCTCCACACACTGGCATCCATATTTGTGAAATAGTTTCAAAAATCTTATCTGACTGGG AGGATTACACTTTCATAATAGGTGTTGTGCACATATTCTCAATCTTATTGTACAAGATGGACTAA